In the Drosophila takahashii strain IR98-3 E-12201 chromosome 3R, DtakHiC1v2, whole genome shotgun sequence genome, one interval contains:
- the Ubc87F gene encoding ubiquitin-conjugating enzyme E2 G1, with protein sequence MSELQASLLLNRQLSELQRNPVEGFSAGLVSDSDVFKWEVVIIGPPDTLYEGGCFRAHLVFPKEYPLRPPRMKFITEIWHPNIDKAGDVCISILHEPGDDKWGYEKAEERWLPVHTVETILLSVISMLTDPNDESAANVDAAKEYRENYAEFKRKVTRCVRRSQEEV encoded by the coding sequence ATGTCCGAACTGCAAGCATCGCTCCTGCTCAATCGCCAGCTCTCCGAGCTGCAGCGCAATCCCGTCGAGGGCTTCTCCGCCGGCCTGGTCAGCGACTCGGACGTCTTCAAGTGGGAGGTGGTGATCATTGGCCCACCGGACACCCTCTACGAGGGCGGCTGCTTCCGGGCGCACCTCGTTTTTCCCAAGGAGTACCCACTCCGTCCGCCGCGCATGAAGTTCATCACGGAGATTTGGCATCCGAATATCGACAAGGCCGGCGACGTTTGCATCTCGATCCTCCACGAGCCGGGCGACGACAAGTGGGGCTACGAGAAGGCCGAGGAGCGCTGGCTACCCGTGCACACCGTGGAGACGATCCTCCTCTCGGTGATCTCCATGCTCACCGATCCCAATGACGAGTCGGCCGCCAATGTGGATGCGGCCAAGGAGTATCGTGAGAATTATGCGGAATTCAAGCGCAAGGTAACCCGCTGCGTTCGCCGGAGTCAAGAGGAGGTGTAG